Proteins encoded within one genomic window of Acidimicrobiales bacterium:
- a CDS encoding carboxymuconolactone decarboxylase family protein — MDDYLPDIYRSVRDRYPEVVTALGTVARAAEDAGPLDERTRRLVKLAASVGAQAQGAVRSNARKALDAGASEDEVRQVAVLCVTTCGFPAVVAAMAWIDDVVAGR; from the coding sequence ATGGACGACTACCTCCCGGACATCTACCGCTCGGTGCGCGACCGCTACCCGGAGGTGGTGACCGCCCTGGGCACGGTGGCCCGGGCGGCGGAGGACGCCGGGCCCCTCGACGAGCGCACCCGGCGGCTGGTGAAGCTGGCCGCGTCGGTGGGCGCCCAGGCGCAGGGCGCCGTGCGGTCCAACGCCCGCAAGGCGCTCGACGCGGGCGCCTCCGAGGACGAGGTGCGCCAGGTCGCCGTCCTGTGCGTCACCACCTGCGGCTTCCCTGCCGTGGTGGCCGCCATGGCGTGGATCGACGACGTCGTCGCCGGGCGCTGA